aactgatttttccttcctaagtggagcactttgcatttgtctttgttaaacttcatcctgtttaactcagaccatttctccaatttgtccagataattttgaattatgaccctgtcctccaaagcagttgcaatccctcccagtttggtatcatccgcaaacttaataagcgtactttctatgccaatatctaagtcgttgatgaagatattgaacagagccggtcccaaaacagacccctgaggtacctcactcgttatgcctttccagcaggattgggaaccattaataacaactctctgagtacggttatccagccagttgtgcacccaccttatagtagccccatctaaattgtatttgcctagtttatcaataagaatatcatgcgagactgtatcaaatgccttactaaagtctaggtataccacatccacagcttcacccttatccacaaggctcgttatcctataaaagaaagctatcagattggtttgacatgatttgttcttcacaaatccatgctggctgttccctatcaccttaccaccttccaagatttccttaattacttgttccattatcttccctggcacagaagttaaactaactggtctgtagtttcctgggttgtttttatttccctttttatagatgggcactatatttgcccttttccagtcttctggaatctctcccgtctcacatgattttccaaagataatagctagaggctcagatacctcctctattagctccttgagtattctaggatgcatttcatcaggctcgggtgacttgcaggcatctaacttttctaagtgatttttaacttgttctttttttattttatccgctaaacctacccccttcccatagtattcactatgttaggcattccttcagacttctcggtgaagaccgaaacaaagaagtcattaagcatctctgccatttccaagtttcctgttactgtttctccctcttcactaagcagtgggcctaccctgtctttggtcttcctcttgcttctaatgtaaagataaattttaagtgactataagtaatggcagatgacagaactaagagtaatggtctcaagttgcagtgggggaggtctaggttggatattaggaaacactatttcactagaagggtggtgaagcactgaaatgcgtTACCTagcgaggtggtggaatctccttccttggaggtttttaaggcccggcttgacaaagccctggctgggatgatttagttgggatttggtcctgctttgagcagggagtttgactagatgacctcctgaggtcccttccaaccctgatattctatgattctatgaatagcaATCAGATCAAAGATGGTTACCtgagaaataaagaaaatcacAGTCTAAGTCTCATACTCAtagactcaggctaggtctacactgcggggggcggggaggtccgacctaagatatgcaacttcagctacgtgaatagcgtagctgaagttgcgtattttaggtcgacttacctggctgtgaggacggcggcgagtcaaccgcagccgctcccccgtcaactccgcttccgcctcttgccgcggtggatttccggagtcgacggcagagcaatcagagatcgattttatcgcgtcttcactagatgcgagaagtcgatccccaataaatcgattgctacctgccgatccggcgggtgtgaagacgtgccctcatagactttaaggtcagaaggcaccattgtgatcatgtagtctgacctcctgcacaatgcaggccacagaatctcacccacccactcctgtaacaaacccctaacctatacctgagttactgaagtcctcaataaGTGTATTTAGTCATACACTAAATTGGATTTGAACCAAGCAATGTGTCACCATGTTAGATAGTACCAACAGTCCATTAggcttccatacacaggctagaaatcccttaaGCTTGGCACcagcacttcccacagttcagtctttgttcctcaggtgtttccaggtgtttctGTGTGGGCAGTGAGGCCACTGGTTTATGGCACTGccccttttatagtttcttcaaTATGATGGGAATCCCTTCGGTCCAAGCCAATTTCCCAGCACAGTTTttggaaggctcaccaggtggagGATTAATGTTTCCTATGGCCTATCTTTCCCTTAAAAGCCCGTTATCTGGAATAGACCCTTAACAATTGGCTGTCTAAATTGGAAGCATCTTGCCCTGTGGGTGTCACCTAGGTGCAACCACATTTGGAATACAGATACATACTCAATATTAATAACTCcaaacacaaaaatgatacatgcatacaaataggataatcatattcagcaaatcagaaCATTTTATAAAAGATTCATCAAAATTATGTCATAATAATACCATAATCATATCACTGTGATGAATATTGTACGCAGAGTGTCACACGCAGGTCTAGGTAAACACAATATGACACCTGCCTGCCATTCCTTGCCTCACCGCCCTGGAGCATTCTTTGGGATTTGGTCAAAGCTCTCTATGGTATCAGGGGGGCACCTTATGCAACTCATGACTTCCTCCAGCTGGAGTCTGGCTCTCTGCTGCAGCCATAGCCCTGCAATCAAAGAGTCCCTTCTCCCATGCTTGTGCTGTTAACAGGGTTTCCTCCCATCTGGATTTTACCCGGACAGTCtgttttttggcttctgtgtccaggtgccatttagggttgccaagtaCCAGGTTTTCAATGGGAAAGTCCAGTGGAAAAGGGGATCTGGCAGTGTCCAGTTattgcagggctgggggaggtgcCAGGTCATTCGCCCcatcagcagctgctcaggtgaggcTGCCTCCTATTTGTAGGCCAGCTCCATCTCAGGCTGCAGcatctcccatcccatccccagagcagagggagctcaGTTGGGCAGGGCCACTGTTTAGGGGGTGCGGGTGGCTCTAGTCCCACCTGGGTTTTGTACCTGAGGTCTGCTCACAGCGGAGGCCCTAGCCCCTGATGGAGCTCTGTCGGAGAATAagagagttctcactttttgtttgggtacagcaaatcagatactttattgtctctctatcaattgcatagagggagagagctacacaggtctctcaacaggtaaacaattacagcaagcatttataccttttgttacagacaataatgagcaacagctgcattttgtttatacataggtcattctgatatcttgttttgctcactaatgtagactctcagtctacattccatattatctacacattatctacacaaggtcgcaacaacttctcacacagttcgttcccactcgcctcacacattcctcgcttctccaaatctcgcgttattagggttacagttagcctgactcttgctaacgaactgtcatgcattgcatccccttcctgtcagttctttctctgcttccacagctcttAACTGCAACACAGCTTGAGAGTGATATGTGAGGAGTGCAGTGCTTCTCCAAGCTTCCATCTGTGGGGCAGGGAATTTGTTCAGAAACAGAGGCAGGATGATTaaataacaaaaggcttgtcactAAACTAAGTTAAGGATCATTAGATGAGATTGAAAGCATTGCAAGGCACTTAAAAGATcggaagcaaagggtaggaataaatggtgagaatggagagaggtaaatagtggtgtcccccacgGGTTTGTCCTGGGACGAGtcatattcaacatattcataaatgaccagAAAATGGGGTAAacattgaggtggcaaaatttgcatatgatacaaaactactcaaaatagttaagtcccaggcacactctgaagagctataaaaggatctctcaaaactgtgaCTGGGCAATAACATAGAAAatgaaaatcaatgttgataaatgcaaagtgatgcacattggaaaacaaaatccGAACTCTACATCTAAAATCATGGaatgtaaattagctgttatcactcaagaaagagatcttggagtcactgtggatcattctctgaaaacatccactcaatgtgcagcggcagtcaaaaaagcgaacagaatttttggaatcattaagaaaggggtagataataaggcagaaaatatcgtaatgcctctgtcataactataaagggaagggtaacagctctcctgtgtacagtactataaaatccctcctggccagagactccaaaatccttttccctgtaaagggttaagaagctcaggtaacctggctggcatctgacccaaaggaccaataaggggacaagatactttcaaatcttggggggggggaaaggcttttgtttgtgctctttgttttgggggttgtttgctcttgggactgagagggaccagacatcaatccaggttctccaaatctttctgaacaagtctctcatatttcaaacttgtaagtaaacagccaggcaaggcgtgttagtttacctttgttttctcaacttgtaatgtaccttttactagggtgtttacctctgtttccggtaactttgaacctaaagcTAGAggagggtcctctgggctctttaagtttgattaccctgtaaagttattttccatcctgattttacagagatgatttttacctttttctttaattaaaagccttctttttaagaacctgattgatttttctttgtttttagatccaaggggattggatcttgatccaccaggagttggtgggaggaaggaggggagatggttaatttctccttgttttaagatccaaagggtttggatctgtgttcaccagggaattggtgaagagtctctcaaggctacccagggaagggaattagcatcaagagtggtggcagcggaccagatctaagctggtagttaagcttagaagttttcatgcaggcccccacatttgtaccctaaaattcagagtggggaagcagccttgacagcctctatataaatccatgatacacccacatcttgaatactgcatgcagatgtggccACCCCACAtcgaaaaagatatattggaattggaaaagatttagaaaagggcaacaaaaatgattagggatgtggaacggcttctgtatgaggagaaattaataagcttgggacatttcagcttggaaaagagatgactaagggggatatgattgaggtctctaaaatcatgattggtgtggagaaagtaaataagaaagtgctatttactcctctcattatacaagaactagaggtcaccaaatgcaattaataggcagctggtttaaaacaaacaaaaggaagtgtttgttcacacaatgtacagtcaacctttggaactacttgccacaggatgttgtgaaggccaagactataacagggttcaaaacaagagctagataaattcatggaggataggtccatcaatggcttttagccaggatgggcagggagagtgtccctagcctctgtttgtcagaagctgggtaTGGGTGACAGTGGATGGATCGCTTggtgatttcctgttctgttcattccctctggggcacctggcattggccactgtcagaagacaggagactggctagatggacctctggtctgacccaatatggctgttcatATGTTCTTATATTCAGTAAGTGATTCAGGAAAGAGGGCTTTGCACTCCAGAAAACCAGAGGAAAACTTTAGGTCCCTTTATGAGTAAAGAGCCAgagcagcctgtcccggatctgCTTGGTCCTCACCCCGTAGATGATGGGATTTAGCATGGGGGGCATCAGGAGGTACACGTTGGCACTGAGAACATGGAAATGTAGGGGCACACTGTGGCCAAATCGGTGTGTCAGGATGGAGAAGAGAGCTGGGATGTAAAAGGCTAAgatggcacagaggtgggagccacaggtcccaaaagtcttgagccAGGTGTCCTTTGAGGGGAGGCCTAAGATAGCCCTGAGAATCTGAGTATAGGACACGGTGATAAAAAACACATCCAGACCTGTGATGAAGAATGCCAAAGACAGGCCATAGTAATTACTGGCACTGATGTCAGCACAGGCCAACTTGACCACAGTTATGTGATCACAGTAGGTatgggggatgatgttggttctaTAATAGGGGCACCGCCTCACCAGGAAGGGATTGGGTAGTACAAGTATGCTGCTGCGCAAAACCACAGTGAGACCGATCTTGGCCACCATGGGGTTTGTCAGGATGGTAGAATGTCTCAGGGGATTAcagatggccacgtagcgatCAAAAGCCAAGGCTACTAGGATCCCAGATTCCATTGATGAGAAGCAGTGGATGATGTACATCTGGGTGAGACAGGCACCGAAAtcgatctccctggaattgaaccagaagatgctcagcattttgggcagGATGGACGTAGATACAACCAGGTCAGAgacagccagcatgcagaggaaatagtacatgggcccGTGGAGGCTCGGCTCCGTCTTCACGATGcacaggatggtgaagttcccgAAGATGGCTATGGCgtacatggtgcagaaggggatggagatccagacatgggccgtctccaggccaggaatgcccagcaggatgaaggtgaGGGGGTTGGTGAATTTggttgtgttggaatctgacatggagtaggggagaaATTGTCCAACTCTGAGGCTGAACGGTGTCTCCTGCATATACCGTATGTTCCCCCAGCTTCCTGTATGTGCCCAGGCTCTAGGGTGATGGTCGCAGTACAAATGCCTGGATGGAGAAacaatgttaatatgagacactACATGCACTACTGAAGGCTGTTGTCATGGGAGAAACAGATTGGTCactcttcacacactgaaaatgacattttcattattcagataAATTAATTATGAAAAAATTACCCTACTTATGCAAATTCCATCTTTTATGGTGCTCCGTGTGTAGGAAATGATAATAGGCACCAGCAGGAACCACTAGGGTGGATACGCCTTATAATGGGATAGAGAATACACTGTTCTGGATATGTGTTCAGTTATGGTCACCCAGTCTCTATAAAGGATATAGTAGATAGAAAGGGTATTTCCAAGAAATTCTATGAGAATAGGAGAGGCTTGGAAAGAAAGACTGGAAAGGCTTGGACTGTTTCATTTAGAGAAGAGATACATAAGGGGGCATATGACTGTGGAGAGGAAAATAAACAATGGAAGAGTTTACATTCAAATGGACAGAGAGAGAACAGTTCCCAACCAGTAATATCTAGAGATACTTAGTGCTTCAAAAGGCTAATTCCTCAAAGCTGAGGAAATCATTGATGGTGAGGAAAATACCTACTTTGTCAGATGCAAGTagtagaaatttccagaggcaggcaagaatcagtccaGAGATAATGagaaaaacctgtaggagaacacttcagtctccctggacacacaatcggagatttaaaggtagccatcctccaccaaaaaaacttcaggaccagacttcaagagaaactgctgagcttcagttcatttgtaaatttgacaccatcagctcaggattaaacaaagactgtgaatggctagccaactacaaaagcagtttctcctcccttggtgttcacacttcaactgctagaagagggcctcatcctccctgattgaacgaaccttgttatctctagactga
The DNA window shown above is from Trachemys scripta elegans isolate TJP31775 chromosome 1, CAS_Tse_1.0, whole genome shotgun sequence and carries:
- the LOC117873128 gene encoding olfactory receptor 52M1-like, with amino-acid sequence MSDSNTTKFTNPLTFILLGIPGLETAHVWISIPFCTMYAIAIFGNFTILCIVKTEPSLHGPMYYFLCMLAVSDLVVSTSILPKMLSIFWFNSREIDFGACLTQMYIIHCFSSMESGILVALAFDRYVAICNPLRHSTILTNPMVAKIGLTVVLRSSILVLPNPFLVRRCPYYRTNIIPHTYCDHITVVKLACADISASNYYGLSLAFFITGLDVFFITVSYTQILRAILGLPSKDTWLKTFGTCGSHLCAILAFYIPALFSILTHRFGHSVPLHFHVLSANVYLLMPPMLNPIIYGVRTKQIRDRLLWLFTHKGT